From Anaerolineae bacterium, the proteins below share one genomic window:
- a CDS encoding aspartate aminotransferase family protein — translation MDWQALESRYTSGLYVKRPVTIVRGEGAVVWDDQGRAYIDCVAGHGVANIGHSHPKVAQAVAEQAARLITCPEMFYNDTRARLLKRLGNLVPGMDRVFLCNSGTEAVEAAIKFARFSTGRPGIVAAMRGFHGRTLGALSATWNKKYRTPFEPLVPGFTHIPFNKPEALDEAVTEETAAVILEVVQGEGGIHPATPEFLQRAQAVCQERGGLLIVDEIQSGMGRTGKLFAFQHYGVQPDLVTLAKGIAGGIPMGAVLLGERVAPLKPGIHGTTFGGNPVAAAASLAALEVLEEENLPQRAAEVGAYFLERLRAIQSPLIREVRGLGLMLGVELKQKVPPYIQALLEHGVLALPAGLTVIRFLPPLVITREQVDQVVTALEAVLASS, via the coding sequence ATGGATTGGCAAGCCCTTGAATCGCGTTACACCTCCGGCCTGTATGTCAAGCGGCCGGTGACCATCGTCCGGGGTGAAGGCGCTGTGGTGTGGGACGACCAGGGCCGGGCGTACATTGATTGCGTGGCCGGGCACGGCGTGGCCAACATCGGCCACAGTCATCCCAAAGTGGCCCAGGCCGTGGCCGAGCAGGCCGCCCGGCTGATCACCTGCCCCGAAATGTTTTACAACGACACCCGCGCCCGCCTGTTGAAGCGCCTGGGCAATCTGGTGCCGGGCATGGATCGGGTTTTCCTCTGCAATTCGGGCACCGAGGCCGTGGAAGCGGCCATCAAGTTCGCCCGCTTTAGCACTGGCCGCCCCGGCATCGTGGCCGCCATGCGGGGCTTCCATGGCCGGACTTTAGGGGCCCTTTCCGCCACCTGGAATAAAAAATACCGCACCCCCTTCGAGCCCCTGGTCCCCGGCTTCACCCACATCCCCTTCAACAAACCGGAGGCCCTGGACGAGGCCGTGACTGAGGAGACTGCCGCCGTAATTCTGGAGGTGGTGCAGGGCGAGGGCGGCATCCACCCGGCCACGCCGGAGTTCTTGCAGCGCGCCCAGGCCGTCTGCCAGGAACGGGGGGGCCTGCTCATCGTGGACGAGATCCAGAGCGGCATGGGCCGCACGGGCAAACTTTTCGCCTTCCAGCACTACGGCGTGCAGCCCGACCTGGTGACCCTGGCCAAGGGCATCGCTGGCGGAATCCCCATGGGTGCGGTGTTGCTGGGCGAGCGGGTGGCGCCTCTCAAGCCGGGCATCCACGGCACCACCTTCGGCGGCAACCCCGTGGCCGCGGCCGCGTCGCTGGCGGCGCTGGAGGTGCTTGAAGAGGAAAACCTGCCTCAGCGGGCGGCCGAGGTGGGCGCGTACTTCCTGGAGCGGCTACGGGCGATTCAGAGCCCCCTCATCCGCGAGGTGCGCGGCCTGGGCCTGATGCTGGGCGTGGAACTCAAGCAGAAAGTGCCCCCCTACATCCAGGCGTTGCTGGAACACGGCGTGCTGGCCCTCCCGGCCGGGCTGACGGTGATTCGCTTCCTGCCGCCGCTGGTCATCACCCGCGAGCAGGTGGACCAGGTGGTGACGGCATTGGAGGCCGTGCTGGCCTCTTCGTAG
- a CDS encoding ribbon-helix-helix protein, CopG family has translation MYTRVQFMLTEDLYRRLRQAAEGRGMSMSQFVREALERALAEDAEARRQRRRQVLAELERAAQWIAEHAPDLVHTPEDLQAMREERDEALCLVFSPEVPRA, from the coding sequence ATGTATACCCGGGTGCAGTTCATGCTCACCGAAGACCTGTACCGTCGCCTGCGCCAGGCGGCCGAAGGGCGGGGGATGAGCATGTCTCAGTTCGTGCGCGAGGCGCTGGAGCGTGCTCTGGCTGAGGATGCCGAGGCCCGGCGCCAACGCCGGCGACAAGTGCTGGCCGAACTGGAGCGGGCCGCGCAATGGATTGCTGAACATGCTCCCGATTTGGTCCATACGCCTGAAGACCTCCAGGCTATGCGGGAGGAGCGGGATGAGGCGTTGTGCCTCGTCTTTTCCCCTGAGGTTCCCCGTGCCTAA
- a CDS encoding sortase, whose product NTASDTNTANAQADLSVTKDDGLTVVAPGATVTYTITVRNAGPSDALNATVSDAKPTQIASWEWTCTATGGATCSGSAGPITSNFTDTVDLPAGSSITYTVTASIASSATGDLTNTVSVATPAGVTDPTPVNDSAGDTDRILATGTGDLTKTLVATNQTFTTGTQVAIGEILTYEVTFIVPAGGTLSNLTLTDILDRGLVFVACENIAASAGITTTLPGGFADACSAPTNPTVHTEPTGSANPADAGRKVVFDLGTVSNPSAGDGTVTIRYTVVVLDNVENQSGVSLTNRATLTWGGGSLTVSAPQVRIQEPDLSLGKAATPTVVLPDEPITFTLTVQHTAQSETNAYDVVLTDVLPRQMTYVAASLASVDGPTPTSMGYDPLTRTITVTWDTFPLDATAHITFQATLDTVPGDRVTNEASLAWSSLPGDVTTPQSPYNALSTERFYDPASPADIYGTTSTAEVRMALPETGFAPGRVTPLPVQQVPYSGLDGLVLEIPKLGVRVPIVGVPRTEAGWDLTWLWDNVGWLEGTAFPTWAGNTGLTAHNYLPDGQPGPFAHLYDLRWGDQIIIHASGQRYIYEVRHVRLVAPNDTSVLGHKERDWLTLITCHTYDEARQAYRYRVIVQAVLVAVEAGP is encoded by the coding sequence CAACACCGCCTCGGACACCAACACCGCCAACGCCCAGGCCGACCTCTCCGTCACCAAGGACGACGGCCTGACCGTGGTGGCCCCCGGCGCTACGGTGACCTACACCATCACCGTGCGCAATGCCGGCCCCAGCGACGCTCTGAACGCCACAGTGAGCGACGCCAAACCGACGCAGATCGCCAGTTGGGAATGGACCTGCACGGCCACAGGCGGCGCCACCTGCTCCGGCTCCGCCGGCCCCATCACCTCCAACTTCACCGACACCGTGGACCTGCCAGCCGGCTCAAGCATCACCTACACCGTCACCGCTTCCATCGCCTCCTCCGCCACCGGCGACCTCACCAACACCGTCTCCGTGGCCACGCCTGCCGGCGTCACCGACCCCACCCCCGTCAACGACTCGGCCGGCGACACGGACCGCATCCTCGCCACCGGCACCGGGGACCTGACCAAGACGCTGGTGGCCACCAACCAGACCTTCACCACCGGTACCCAGGTGGCCATTGGCGAAATCCTTACCTACGAGGTGACCTTCATCGTACCCGCGGGCGGCACCCTGAGCAACCTGACCCTCACCGACATCCTCGACCGCGGCCTGGTCTTCGTGGCCTGCGAGAACATCGCGGCTTCCGCCGGCATCACCACCACCCTGCCCGGCGGCTTTGCCGATGCCTGCAGCGCGCCCACCAACCCCACCGTGCACACCGAACCGACGGGAAGCGCCAACCCCGCCGACGCCGGGCGCAAAGTCGTCTTCGATCTGGGCACGGTGAGCAACCCCAGCGCCGGCGACGGCACGGTGACCATCCGCTACACGGTGGTCGTGCTGGACAATGTGGAAAACCAGTCCGGCGTGTCCCTGACCAACAGGGCCACGCTGACCTGGGGTGGCGGTTCCCTGACAGTCTCGGCTCCCCAGGTGCGCATCCAGGAGCCCGACCTCAGCCTGGGCAAAGCCGCCACGCCCACGGTGGTGTTGCCCGACGAGCCCATCACCTTCACCCTCACCGTGCAACATACGGCCCAGAGCGAGACGAACGCTTACGATGTGGTCCTCACCGATGTCTTGCCGAGGCAGATGACCTATGTCGCCGCCAGCCTGGCATCGGTGGATGGACCGACGCCTACCAGTATGGGCTACGACCCGCTCACCCGCACCATCACCGTCACCTGGGACACCTTCCCCCTGGATGCCACGGCCCACATCACCTTCCAGGCCACGCTGGACACGGTGCCCGGTGACCGGGTGACCAACGAGGCCTCACTGGCCTGGAGCAGTCTCCCCGGCGATGTGACCACCCCGCAATCGCCTTACAACGCCCTCTCCACCGAACGGTTCTACGACCCGGCCAGCCCGGCCGACATCTACGGTACCACCAGCACCGCCGAGGTGCGCATGGCCCTCCCCGAAACCGGCTTCGCCCCAGGTCGGGTGACTCCCTTGCCGGTCCAACAGGTGCCTTACAGCGGCCTGGACGGCCTGGTGCTCGAAATCCCCAAACTCGGCGTCCGCGTGCCCATCGTGGGCGTGCCGCGCACCGAGGCGGGCTGGGACCTGACCTGGTTGTGGGACAATGTGGGCTGGCTGGAAGGCACGGCTTTCCCCACCTGGGCGGGGAACACCGGTCTGACGGCCCACAACTATCTGCCCGACGGCCAGCCCGGCCCCTTTGCCCACCTCTACGATCTGCGCTGGGGCGATCAGATCATCATCCACGCCTCCGGCCAGCGCTACATCTACGAGGTCCGGCATGTCCGTCTGGTCGCCCCCAACGACACCTCGGTGCTCGGCCACAAAGAACGGGACTGGCTGACGCTCATCACCTGCCATACCTACGACGAAGCGCGGCAGGCCTACCGCTACCGCGTCATCGTCCAGGCCGTGCTGGTCGCGGTAGAAGCCGGGCCGTGA
- a CDS encoding carbohydrate kinase family protein, with the protein MEAIVVGNVTLDVLCYPVDEVPRHESIAFEQAAVGPGGCASNTAVVLASLGLSTGIAACVGADEAAALARRTWQTFGVDDRFVETVDAPTAVSVGLVDHERQPRFIHTPGANAYLTPTRLRPEAYAKVGAKWLHLAGYFVLPGLLTTALAPVLARAHAAGMRVSLDVVTSPAMDDSAPLWPLLPLLDVFFCNAHEGYRLTGHRDPEDIATALGERGARRAVVKLGAAGSYGWSPDFQGRVPAPEVREVVDTTGAGDAFAAGFIAARLRNASFYSALRVGNMTGARAVTALGATAAFTPPAGA; encoded by the coding sequence ATGGAAGCCATTGTAGTAGGCAATGTCACCTTAGATGTCCTCTGCTACCCGGTGGACGAAGTGCCCCGCCATGAATCCATCGCTTTCGAGCAGGCGGCGGTGGGGCCGGGTGGGTGTGCCTCGAACACGGCCGTGGTGCTGGCATCGTTGGGCCTTTCCACGGGCATCGCCGCTTGTGTGGGCGCCGATGAGGCGGCTGCCCTTGCCCGTCGCACCTGGCAGACCTTTGGGGTGGATGACCGTTTCGTGGAAACCGTGGACGCCCCCACGGCGGTCAGTGTGGGCCTGGTGGATCACGAGCGGCAGCCCCGCTTTATCCATACCCCTGGGGCCAACGCTTACCTGACGCCAACACGGTTGCGACCGGAGGCCTATGCTAAGGTCGGGGCGAAGTGGCTTCACCTGGCGGGCTACTTTGTGCTCCCTGGATTGCTGACCACGGCCCTGGCCCCCGTGCTCGCCCGGGCCCATGCCGCCGGAATGCGGGTCTCGCTGGATGTGGTCACTTCGCCGGCCATGGACGATTCGGCTCCGCTGTGGCCTTTGTTGCCCCTGCTGGATGTGTTCTTCTGCAACGCCCACGAGGGATACCGCCTGACCGGTCACCGCGACCCGGAGGACATCGCCACGGCCTTGGGAGAACGCGGCGCCCGCAGGGCGGTAGTCAAACTGGGTGCTGCCGGATCCTATGGGTGGTCGCCGGATTTCCAGGGGCGGGTGCCCGCCCCGGAGGTCCGCGAGGTGGTGGACACCACCGGGGCCGGGGACGCTTTTGCCGCCGGGTTCATTGCGGCGCGGCTTCGGAACGCTTCCTTTTATAGCGCGCTGCGGGTGGGTAATATGACCGGGGCGCGGGCGGTCACGGCGTTGGGTGCCACCGCCGCCTTTACGCCCCCTGCTGGGGCGTGA
- the carB gene encoding carbamoyl-phosphate synthase large subunit, with amino-acid sequence MPKRDDIHTILIPGSGAITIGQAAEFDYSGTQAVKALRAVGYRIVLVNSNPATIMTDPDLADATYIEPLTPEVLEAIIAQERPDALLPTVGGQTGLNLALALSERGVLDRYGVRLIGANLDAIRAAEDRQRFRETLIRAGLPVPKGGAVASLEEARALAAEIGYPLLVRASFALGGTGASWVQQPEDLDEAVHHALGASPIGRAWLEESVLGWKEYELEVMRDGADNFVVVCSIENLDPMGVHTGDSITVAPAMTLTDPEYQRLRDLARRVVSAVGVETGGANVQFAVDPRTGRTVVIEMNPRVSRSSALASKATGFPIAKIAALVAVGFTLDEIVNDITGETRAAFEPSLDYVVVKIPRWAFEKFPGADPTLGPQMKSVGEVMALGVTFPQALHKAVQSLEMGVDALDGSGPDRDPVPVPTPEELAVPHPDRMFRAYRALQAGHPSEKVAAATGYDPWFVAQMQQVAEMEAQLRAISAAAPEPDLARRLRQAKRMGFADAHLARLWPWLVPEAPVTERAERVRALRERLGVRPTYRRVDTCAAEFEAQTPYLYSAYELADEARPTERPKVLILGSGPNRIGQGIEFDYCCCQAAFALSEMGYESIMLNCNPETVSTDYDTADRLYFEPLTLEHVLEVVEKERPQGVIVQFGGQTPLNLAEGLERAGVPILGTPPEAIRLAEDRERFAALLERLGIPQPEHGIARTPAEARQIAGRLGYPVLVRPSFVLGGRAMAIVHAPEELERFVGEAFAAAPGQPVLLDRFLDDAYEVEVDALADGHRVVIGAIMQHIEEAGVHSGDSACVLPPYKISAYHLEIIREYTTRLGLSLGVRGLMNLQFAIKDDIVYVLEVNPRASRTVPYVSKATGLNLARIATQVMAGRTLDELGVTEEPRVDGFFVKEAVLPFAKLVGSPAVLGPEMRSTGEVMGHAAHFGHAFAKAQMAAGMPLPTEGAVLLSVNDYDKGAAAKIARDLARLGFRLYATPGTAAYLRRVGLEVTPVNKVSQGSSHVVDAIREGWVQLVINTPLGAQAHSDGARIRAAAWEHRVPLITTLSAAAAAVAAIRALREQSFRYRSLQAHHGFR; translated from the coding sequence GTGCCTAAGCGTGACGACATTCACACCATCCTGATCCCCGGCTCCGGCGCCATCACCATCGGCCAGGCGGCGGAGTTCGATTACTCCGGCACCCAGGCGGTCAAAGCCCTGCGCGCCGTGGGCTACCGTATCGTGTTGGTCAACAGCAACCCGGCCACCATCATGACCGACCCCGACCTGGCCGACGCGACCTACATCGAGCCCCTGACCCCCGAAGTGCTCGAGGCCATCATCGCCCAGGAGCGGCCCGATGCTCTGCTGCCCACCGTGGGGGGGCAGACCGGCCTCAACTTGGCCCTGGCCCTCAGCGAGCGCGGCGTGCTGGATCGCTACGGCGTGCGGCTCATCGGCGCCAACCTGGACGCCATCCGCGCGGCTGAGGACCGGCAGCGCTTCCGAGAAACCCTGATTCGCGCCGGCCTCCCCGTGCCCAAAGGGGGCGCTGTGGCCTCGTTAGAGGAGGCCCGCGCCCTGGCCGCCGAAATCGGCTACCCCCTGCTGGTGCGGGCGTCCTTTGCCCTGGGCGGCACCGGCGCCTCGTGGGTGCAGCAGCCCGAAGACCTGGACGAGGCCGTGCACCACGCCCTGGGCGCCTCGCCCATCGGCCGCGCCTGGCTTGAAGAGTCGGTGCTGGGCTGGAAAGAGTACGAGTTGGAGGTCATGCGCGACGGGGCCGACAACTTTGTGGTGGTGTGCAGCATTGAGAATCTCGATCCCATGGGCGTCCACACCGGCGATAGCATCACCGTGGCCCCGGCCATGACCCTCACCGACCCCGAATACCAGCGCCTGCGCGACCTGGCCCGGCGGGTCGTGTCGGCTGTGGGCGTCGAAACCGGCGGCGCCAACGTCCAGTTCGCCGTGGACCCGCGCACCGGCCGAACCGTGGTCATCGAGATGAACCCCCGCGTCTCCCGCTCCTCGGCCCTGGCCTCCAAGGCCACCGGTTTCCCCATCGCCAAAATCGCCGCCCTGGTGGCCGTGGGTTTCACTCTGGACGAAATCGTCAACGACATCACCGGCGAGACCCGCGCCGCCTTCGAGCCTTCGCTGGACTATGTGGTGGTCAAGATCCCCCGCTGGGCCTTTGAGAAGTTTCCGGGGGCAGACCCCACCCTGGGTCCGCAGATGAAGTCGGTGGGAGAGGTGATGGCCCTGGGCGTGACCTTTCCCCAGGCGCTGCACAAAGCCGTGCAGTCCCTGGAAATGGGCGTGGATGCCCTGGACGGCTCTGGGCCGGACCGCGACCCGGTGCCGGTGCCCACCCCGGAGGAACTGGCCGTGCCCCATCCGGACCGGATGTTCAGGGCCTACCGCGCCCTGCAGGCCGGCCACCCCTCGGAGAAAGTCGCTGCGGCTACCGGATACGACCCCTGGTTCGTGGCCCAGATGCAACAGGTGGCTGAGATGGAGGCCCAACTGCGGGCCATTTCGGCGGCCGCGCCCGAACCCGACCTGGCCCGCCGGCTGCGGCAGGCCAAGCGGATGGGCTTCGCCGACGCCCATTTGGCCCGCCTGTGGCCCTGGCTGGTGCCCGAAGCCCCGGTGACCGAGCGAGCCGAGCGTGTGCGCGCCCTGCGGGAGCGTCTGGGCGTGCGTCCCACCTACCGCCGGGTGGATACCTGTGCCGCCGAGTTCGAGGCCCAGACGCCATACCTGTATAGCGCCTATGAGTTGGCCGATGAGGCCCGGCCCACCGAACGGCCCAAGGTGCTCATCCTGGGCAGCGGCCCCAACCGCATCGGGCAGGGCATCGAGTTCGACTACTGCTGCTGTCAGGCGGCTTTTGCCCTGTCGGAGATGGGTTACGAGTCCATCATGCTCAACTGCAACCCTGAAACCGTCTCCACCGACTACGACACCGCCGACCGGCTGTATTTTGAGCCGCTGACCTTGGAGCATGTGCTGGAGGTGGTAGAAAAGGAGCGCCCCCAGGGCGTCATCGTCCAGTTTGGCGGGCAGACGCCTCTCAACCTGGCCGAGGGCCTGGAGCGGGCCGGGGTGCCCATCCTGGGCACGCCGCCGGAGGCCATCCGCCTGGCCGAGGACCGGGAGCGCTTCGCCGCGCTGCTGGAACGCTTGGGCATTCCGCAGCCCGAGCACGGCATCGCCCGCACGCCGGCCGAGGCGCGGCAGATCGCCGGGCGGCTGGGCTATCCGGTGCTGGTGCGGCCCTCCTTCGTCCTGGGGGGACGGGCCATGGCCATCGTCCACGCGCCCGAGGAACTGGAACGCTTCGTGGGCGAGGCTTTTGCCGCTGCGCCCGGCCAGCCGGTGCTGCTGGATCGTTTCCTCGACGATGCCTACGAGGTGGAGGTGGACGCCCTGGCCGACGGGCACCGGGTGGTCATCGGCGCCATCATGCAGCATATCGAAGAGGCCGGGGTGCATTCGGGCGATTCGGCGTGCGTGTTGCCGCCCTACAAAATCAGTGCCTACCACCTGGAGATTATCCGCGAATACACCACCCGCCTGGGGCTGTCCCTGGGCGTGCGCGGGTTGATGAACCTTCAGTTCGCTATTAAGGACGACATCGTGTATGTGCTGGAGGTCAACCCCCGCGCGTCGCGCACCGTGCCCTATGTGAGCAAGGCCACGGGGCTGAACCTGGCCCGCATCGCCACCCAGGTGATGGCCGGGCGCACTTTAGACGAGTTGGGAGTGACCGAGGAGCCGCGCGTGGACGGGTTCTTCGTCAAAGAGGCGGTGTTGCCCTTTGCCAAGTTGGTGGGCAGCCCGGCCGTGCTGGGCCCCGAAATGCGCAGCACCGGCGAGGTCATGGGCCACGCGGCCCACTTTGGGCACGCTTTCGCCAAAGCCCAGATGGCCGCTGGGATGCCCCTGCCCACCGAGGGCGCGGTGTTGCTCAGCGTGAACGATTACGACAAGGGTGCGGCGGCCAAAATCGCCCGCGACCTGGCCCGCCTGGGCTTTCGCCTCTACGCCACCCCCGGCACGGCGGCCTACCTGCGCCGCGTGGGGCTGGAAGTGACGCCAGTGAACAAAGTCTCCCAAGGTTCCTCCCATGTGGTGGACGCCATCCGCGAAGGGTGGGTGCAATTGGTGATCAACACCCCCTTGGGGGCGCAGGCCCACAGCGACGGCGCCCGCATCCGGGCGGCCGCCTGGGAGCACCGGGTGCCCCTGATCACCACCCTCTCGGCCGCCGCGGCCGCCGTGGCCGCCATCCGCGCCCTGCGGGAGCAGTCCTTCCGCTATCGCAGTTTGCAGGCTCACCACGGATTTCGGTGA
- the carA gene encoding glutamine-hydrolyzing carbamoyl-phosphate synthase small subunit — protein MPTATLALEDGTVLAGEALGAPADAVFELVFNTSMTGYQEILTDPSYRGQGVLFTAPHIGNVGINAEDFESARPQVETVVLRSLSPVVSNWRAKRTLAEWLAHHGVPGIAGVDTRYLTRKLRDQGTLKAALSTQGTPAEVLLRRARAWPGLDGRDMVREVTCARSHPWPGDATLRSTLHFPEGMRETEMPPHVVVYDFGAKRNILRHLLARGARVTVVPAFTPAEETLALQPDGVVLSNGPGDPAGLPYAVEATRGLLDAGLPLLGICLGHQLLGLALGGRTRRLKFGHHGGNHPVQDLRSGRVLITSQNHNYFVDADTLPAEVEITHLSLNDGSLEGMRLKDRPVFSVQFHPEAAPGPHDAFGLFDAFMGLVQKETTDDAEGHG, from the coding sequence ATGCCCACAGCGACACTGGCCTTAGAAGACGGCACGGTGTTGGCCGGCGAGGCCCTGGGCGCGCCGGCCGATGCGGTGTTTGAACTGGTGTTCAACACCAGCATGACCGGCTACCAGGAAATCCTCACCGACCCCTCGTATCGCGGGCAGGGGGTGTTGTTCACTGCGCCCCACATCGGCAACGTGGGCATCAACGCCGAGGATTTCGAGTCCGCGCGCCCCCAGGTGGAGACGGTGGTGTTGCGCTCCCTGAGCCCGGTGGTGTCTAACTGGCGGGCCAAGCGTACCCTGGCCGAGTGGCTGGCCCACCACGGCGTGCCGGGCATTGCCGGGGTGGATACCCGCTACTTGACCCGCAAACTGCGCGATCAGGGCACCCTCAAAGCCGCCCTTTCGACCCAGGGCACCCCGGCCGAAGTGTTGTTGCGCCGGGCCCGGGCCTGGCCCGGCCTGGACGGGCGCGATATGGTGCGCGAGGTGACCTGTGCGCGTTCCCACCCCTGGCCGGGCGATGCGACGCTCCGCTCTACGCTCCACTTCCCTGAAGGGATGCGTGAGACCGAGATGCCCCCGCATGTTGTGGTGTACGACTTTGGTGCCAAGCGCAACATTTTGCGCCATCTGTTGGCCCGTGGCGCGCGGGTCACCGTGGTGCCTGCCTTTACCCCGGCCGAGGAAACCCTGGCTCTGCAACCCGACGGGGTGGTGCTGTCGAACGGTCCTGGTGACCCGGCCGGGCTGCCCTATGCGGTTGAGGCCACCCGCGGCCTACTCGACGCCGGGCTACCCCTGCTGGGCATCTGTCTGGGCCATCAGTTGCTGGGCCTGGCCCTGGGCGGCCGCACCCGCCGCCTCAAGTTCGGCCACCACGGCGGCAACCATCCCGTGCAAGACCTGCGCTCCGGCCGGGTGCTCATCACCTCGCAGAACCACAACTACTTTGTGGATGCCGACACCCTGCCTGCGGAGGTGGAGATCACCCACCTCAGCCTGAACGACGGCTCGCTGGAAGGGATGCGCCTCAAGGACCGTCCGGTCTTCAGCGTCCAGTTTCATCCCGAAGCCGCCCCCGGCCCCCACGATGCGTTTGGCCTGTTCGACGCCTTCATGGGTCTGGTGCAGAAAGAGACCACGGATGACGCGGAAGGACACGGATGA
- a CDS encoding biotin transporter BioY, whose protein sequence is MALRTLTYPRTVLVPPLSRRANLALLLGASLFIALLAQVRVPLLFTPVPITGQTLAVLLVGAALGPRRGALAVLLYLAEGLAGLPVFAGGGSGLAHLLGPTGGYLVGFVAAAWVAGFMAEQGWDRRGRTAWLVFLLAEVALYLPGLAWLALFVGPQRVLVLGLAPFVLGDVLKALIAGALLPTVWRWVR, encoded by the coding sequence ATGGCCCTGAGAACCTTGACCTACCCCCGCACGGTATTGGTGCCGCCGCTGTCGCGGCGGGCCAACTTGGCGCTGCTGTTGGGCGCCAGTCTGTTCATCGCCCTGTTAGCTCAGGTGCGCGTGCCTTTGCTTTTTACGCCCGTACCCATCACCGGGCAGACGCTGGCGGTGCTCTTGGTGGGCGCGGCGCTGGGCCCCCGGCGGGGGGCGTTGGCGGTGTTGTTGTATCTGGCTGAGGGGTTGGCCGGGCTGCCGGTGTTCGCCGGCGGCGGTTCCGGGCTGGCGCACCTTCTGGGCCCCACCGGCGGGTATCTGGTGGGCTTTGTGGCTGCGGCCTGGGTGGCCGGCTTTATGGCTGAACAGGGCTGGGACCGCCGGGGGCGGACCGCCTGGCTGGTCTTTTTGCTGGCCGAGGTAGCCCTGTACCTGCCAGGCCTGGCCTGGCTGGCTCTTTTCGTGGGCCCGCAGCGGGTGCTGGTTTTGGGATTGGCCCCCTTTGTCTTAGGCGATGTGCTCAAGGCACTCATCGCCGGGGCGTTGTTGCCTACGGTGTGGCGTTGGGTGCGGTAA